A single Candidatus Omnitrophota bacterium DNA region contains:
- the trpC gene encoding indole-3-glycerol phosphate synthase TrpC yields MDNDFLKKIVEHKQEVNRQKDAYYQSLAKKIKGEKLSRYHIFQRQISQPGQVNLIAEIKKASPSMGLIREEFDVLSIARAYVKNGAAAISVLTEEKYFLGKPRYVAAVSENFPVPVLTKDFILHEGQIHEAFVCGASAVLLIMAILKDEDCRRLLEAAGDIDMDCLLEVHNEAELDRALNAGAQVIGVNNRDLRTFAVDMKICETLIPKIPKGKTIVAESGIRTHADIMALQGMGVNAVLIGETFMRAPDIGQKVREVMSGK; encoded by the coding sequence ATGGACAATGATTTTTTAAAAAAGATCGTTGAGCACAAGCAGGAAGTCAACAGGCAAAAGGACGCTTATTACCAGTCCTTGGCCAAGAAGATCAAAGGGGAAAAACTGTCCCGGTACCATATTTTTCAAAGGCAGATTTCGCAGCCCGGGCAGGTCAATCTGATCGCCGAAATCAAGAAGGCCTCCCCGTCGATGGGCTTGATCCGTGAGGAGTTTGACGTCCTGTCCATCGCCCGCGCGTACGTGAAAAACGGCGCGGCCGCGATCTCCGTCCTGACCGAAGAAAAATATTTTCTCGGCAAGCCCCGGTATGTGGCCGCGGTGAGCGAGAATTTCCCGGTGCCGGTTTTGACAAAGGATTTTATCCTTCATGAAGGCCAGATCCATGAGGCCTTCGTTTGCGGGGCCAGCGCGGTCCTTCTGATCATGGCGATCCTGAAAGACGAGGATTGCCGCCGTCTTCTGGAAGCAGCAGGGGATATTGATATGGATTGCCTGCTCGAGGTCCACAATGAGGCCGAATTGGACCGCGCCCTGAACGCCGGGGCCCAGGTCATCGGCGTCAACAACCGCGATTTGAGGACGTTTGCCGTGGATATGAAAATTTGTGAAACACTTATTCCGAAAATTCCAAAAGGCAAGACCATCGTGGCCGAAAGCGGGATCAGGACGCACGCGGACATCATGGCCTTGCAGGGCATGGGCGTGAATGCGGTTCTGATCGGTGAAACTTTTATGCGGGCCCCGGACATCGGACAGAAGGTCCGGGAAGTCATGTCGGGAAAATAA
- the coaE gene encoding dephospho-CoA kinase (Dephospho-CoA kinase (CoaE) performs the final step in coenzyme A biosynthesis.) has translation MNMLVFGITGGIGSGKSTVAAMFARRGAKILDADRIVHGLMMRDRACRARIIKRFGPGILSGRTIDRRKIAAVVFSDTGALDDLTRIVHPLVMKTAREQLSRWKRGGRVKVAALDVPLLFESGMDRLADYTVTVTASKKQQVDRTKKRLGMSRADVLRRMSEQMPLRRKAAMADIVIRNGRSLVETQRQVQRVWDKIIYRNLGRSSTQVNAR, from the coding sequence ATGAACATGCTTGTTTTCGGCATTACGGGAGGAATCGGTTCGGGAAAGTCCACGGTGGCGGCGATGTTCGCCCGCCGGGGCGCGAAGATCCTTGACGCCGACCGGATCGTCCACGGCCTGATGATGCGTGACCGGGCCTGCCGGGCGCGGATCATCAAGAGGTTCGGTCCGGGGATCCTCTCCGGCCGGACGATTGACCGCAGGAAAATCGCGGCGGTGGTTTTTTCCGATACCGGGGCGTTGGACGATTTGACGCGGATCGTTCATCCCCTGGTGATGAAAACCGCCCGGGAACAATTGTCCCGCTGGAAACGGGGCGGGCGGGTGAAAGTCGCGGCGCTGGATGTGCCGCTGTTGTTTGAGTCCGGAATGGACCGCCTGGCGGATTACACCGTCACGGTGACCGCGTCCAAGAAGCAGCAGGTCGATCGAACGAAGAAAAGACTGGGGATGTCCCGCGCAGATGTCCTGCGGCGGATGTCGGAGCAGATGCCTCTCCGGCGCAAGGCCGCGATGGCGGACATTGTCATTCGCAACGGCCGATCCCTGGTAGAGACCCAAAGGCAGGTCCAGCGCGTTTGGGATAAGATCATATATAGGAATTTGGGGCGAAGTTCAACGCAGGTTAACGCACGATAA
- a CDS encoding DUF3108 domain-containing protein: MSLAVAFSSVAPLPAEETVFFSGETIRYSIKKVGVKAGEATLTFLGAKEVSGQKVLEIVFKAKAGNLYDGEERIFVDPVTYRPVQVHRDLHVFGKKEKILEFYDKETGRVRIVKTAGGKTTEQVIEKEQPLDNLYGFIYRYRREGRFDPEEKIAMNLPTTDVLIQLKEKVQIKAGGQVYQAYHMQSDPQKYRVWFDAGPQRIPLRIDGAVGFGNTVMIMNQYEPAGAGNL; the protein is encoded by the coding sequence ATGTCCCTGGCCGTTGCTTTTTCATCCGTTGCGCCTCTCCCGGCTGAGGAGACGGTATTTTTCAGCGGGGAAACAATCCGGTATTCGATCAAAAAAGTCGGAGTGAAAGCCGGGGAGGCGACCCTGACGTTCCTCGGGGCGAAGGAGGTTTCTGGTCAAAAAGTCTTGGAAATCGTTTTCAAGGCCAAAGCCGGGAATTTATACGACGGCGAAGAGAGGATCTTCGTGGACCCTGTGACCTACCGGCCCGTTCAGGTCCACCGTGATTTGCACGTTTTCGGGAAAAAGGAAAAGATCCTGGAGTTTTATGACAAGGAGACCGGGCGCGTCCGGATCGTGAAGACAGCCGGAGGAAAAACGACGGAGCAGGTTATTGAGAAGGAACAGCCCCTGGATAATCTTTACGGGTTCATTTACCGTTACCGCCGGGAAGGCCGCTTCGACCCCGAGGAGAAGATTGCGATGAACCTTCCCACCACGGATGTCCTGATCCAGTTAAAGGAGAAAGTCCAAATCAAGGCCGGGGGGCAGGTCTATCAGGCCTATCATATGCAAAGTGATCCCCAAAAATACCGGGTTTGGTTCGATGCCGGCCCGCAGAGGATCCCGCTCCGCATCGACGGGGCCGTGGGGTTCGGCAACACGGTCATGATCATGAACCAGTATGAACCCGCGGGCGCAGGGAACCTTTAG
- the prfA gene encoding peptide chain release factor 1, with amino-acid sequence MSEKFKKIEARYRELEALLGDPKIVGDQNQYPKLAKEYSELSPFVETLNAYRQNLGQIEELGRLLQEKHDADFEDLARAELADCGRQKIELEKKLEELANPKREEKDKDLIIEVRAGTGGQEASLFAADLYRMYARYAEKKGWKAELMSSHASESGGFKEVVFGISGKGAAQRLKWESGAHRVQRVPATEASGRIHTSAATVAVLYEPEEVEISIEPKDLKIDVFRSSGPGGQSVNTTDSAVRITHLPSGLVVICQDERSQLKNKMKAMRVLRARLLDKIRLENFEKAAKDRKAKIGTGDRSEKIRTYNFPDRRITDHRIGFTTHRLVDVLEGEMDELTEALIKAEQEAEVNAS; translated from the coding sequence ATCTCTGAAAAGTTTAAAAAAATCGAGGCCCGTTACCGGGAGTTGGAGGCGCTGCTGGGCGACCCCAAGATCGTCGGGGACCAGAACCAGTATCCCAAGCTGGCCAAGGAATATTCCGAGCTCAGTCCGTTCGTGGAGACCTTGAACGCTTACCGCCAGAATCTGGGGCAAATCGAAGAGTTGGGCCGCCTGCTTCAGGAGAAGCACGACGCCGACTTTGAGGATTTGGCCAGGGCGGAGCTCGCGGACTGTGGCCGCCAGAAAATTGAGCTCGAGAAAAAACTTGAAGAGCTGGCCAACCCCAAACGGGAAGAGAAGGACAAGGACCTGATCATTGAGGTCCGCGCCGGCACCGGAGGGCAGGAGGCCAGCCTTTTTGCCGCGGACCTTTACCGCATGTACGCGCGTTATGCCGAGAAGAAGGGCTGGAAGGCGGAGTTGATGAGCAGCCATGCGAGCGAGAGCGGCGGGTTCAAGGAAGTTGTCTTCGGCATCAGCGGCAAAGGCGCGGCCCAGCGGCTCAAATGGGAAAGCGGGGCGCACCGCGTCCAGCGCGTCCCGGCCACCGAAGCGTCGGGGCGTATCCACACCTCCGCGGCCACGGTCGCCGTTCTTTACGAGCCTGAGGAAGTGGAGATCAGCATCGAGCCCAAAGATTTGAAGATCGACGTTTTCCGTTCGTCCGGCCCCGGTGGACAGAGCGTCAACACCACGGATTCTGCGGTGCGCATCACGCACCTTCCGAGCGGGCTGGTGGTTATCTGCCAGGACGAACGCTCCCAGCTCAAGAACAAGATGAAAGCGATGCGCGTCCTCAGGGCGCGCCTTCTGGACAAGATCCGTCTGGAAAATTTTGAAAAAGCCGCCAAGGACCGCAAGGCCAAGATCGGGACCGGGGACCGCAGTGAAAAGATCCGCACGTACAATTTCCCCGACAGGCGCATCACAGACCATCGCATCGGGTTCACGACCCACCGCCTTGTGGACGTTCTGGAAGGCGAGATGGATGAGCTGACCGAAGCATTGATCAAAGCGGAACAGGAAGCCGAGGTGAATGCCTCATGA
- the trpD gene encoding anthranilate phosphoribosyltransferase yields MKTRECIVKIRSGLDLSQAEIGAVMQEIMSGSAPAQEIKDFLLALNDKGPTVDEITGAAQILRQFSIRVPAQSPVVMDTCGTGGDRKDTFNISSLVALAVAGAGVTVAKHGNRSVSSRCGSADVLEGLGVKLDIPAERLSECLDKIGIAFLFAQRLHPAMKNVAAVRKELGVKTIFNILGPLINPAFATHQVIGIYSRDFVGPMAQVLKNLGIARALVVHGSDGLDEITTTGKTFASEFNGRDVVSYEIDPKQFGIAPVEESALKGGDLSANLQIARDVLGGVKGPQREIVVLNAAYALLIAGKAADVKQGMTLAAQSLDSGAARKKLEDMVRFTNAG; encoded by the coding sequence GTGAAGACACGGGAGTGCATCGTTAAAATCAGGTCTGGCCTGGATCTTTCGCAGGCCGAGATCGGCGCCGTGATGCAGGAGATCATGTCGGGATCGGCGCCGGCGCAGGAGATCAAGGATTTCCTCCTGGCCCTGAACGATAAGGGGCCGACGGTGGATGAGATCACGGGCGCGGCCCAGATTCTTCGGCAGTTTTCCATCCGTGTTCCTGCCCAGTCCCCGGTTGTGATGGATACCTGCGGCACAGGGGGCGACCGCAAGGACACGTTCAATATTTCCAGCCTTGTGGCCTTAGCCGTGGCCGGCGCCGGGGTGACGGTGGCCAAACACGGCAACCGTTCGGTCTCGAGCCGGTGCGGAAGCGCGGATGTCCTGGAAGGCCTGGGCGTTAAGCTGGACATCCCGGCAGAGCGATTATCGGAATGCCTGGATAAGATCGGGATCGCGTTCCTTTTTGCCCAGCGGCTCCATCCGGCCATGAAAAATGTGGCCGCGGTCCGCAAGGAGCTGGGGGTGAAAACGATCTTTAACATCCTGGGGCCGCTCATCAATCCGGCGTTCGCCACCCACCAGGTGATCGGCATTTACAGCCGGGATTTTGTGGGGCCGATGGCGCAGGTTCTTAAAAATTTGGGCATTGCACGCGCCCTGGTGGTGCATGGCAGCGACGGGCTGGACGAGATCACGACAACCGGCAAGACCTTTGCCAGCGAATTTAACGGCCGGGACGTGGTTTCTTACGAAATTGATCCGAAACAGTTCGGCATTGCGCCTGTTGAGGAATCCGCGCTGAAGGGCGGGGACTTGTCCGCGAACCTGCAGATTGCCCGGGATGTCCTTGGAGGAGTCAAAGGGCCTCAACGGGAGATCGTGGTGTTGAACGCCGCGTATGCCTTGTTGATCGCGGGGAAGGCGGCTGATGTGAAGCAAGGCATGACCCTGGCGGCCCAATCCCTGGACAGCGGCGCGGCGCGGAAAAAGCTTGAGGATATGGTGCGGTTCACCAACGCGGGATGA
- a CDS encoding aminodeoxychorismate/anthranilate synthase component II, whose translation MILMIDNYDSFTYNLVQYLGELKANLKVFRNDALTLRQIRKMKPSRIVISPGPGRPEDAGVSVDIIRELAGEIPTLGVCLGHQAIGYAYGGKIIQARRLMHGKTSPIRHDGREIFSGVDNPFDATRYHSLVIDPKTVPDCLEVTAWTKDKDREIMGVRHKKFPLWGVQFHPESVLTRAGMRILSNFLKLK comes from the coding sequence ATGATCCTGATGATCGACAATTATGACTCTTTCACCTACAACCTCGTTCAGTATCTGGGGGAGTTGAAGGCTAACCTTAAGGTGTTCCGGAACGACGCCCTGACGCTCCGGCAGATCCGCAAGATGAAGCCGTCCCGGATCGTGATTTCACCCGGCCCCGGCCGGCCGGAGGACGCGGGCGTTTCCGTGGATATCATCCGGGAATTGGCCGGCGAGATCCCTACCCTGGGGGTCTGCCTCGGGCACCAGGCGATCGGATATGCCTACGGCGGGAAGATCATCCAGGCCAGGCGGCTCATGCACGGGAAGACGTCGCCGATCCGCCATGACGGCCGGGAAATTTTTTCCGGCGTGGACAACCCGTTTGACGCCACGCGGTATCATTCCCTGGTCATCGATCCCAAAACGGTCCCTGACTGCCTGGAAGTCACGGCCTGGACAAAGGACAAAGACCGTGAGATCATGGGCGTCCGTCACAAGAAATTCCCTCTCTGGGGAGTTCAATTCCATCCTGAATCCGTGTTGACCAGGGCCGGGATGCGGATTTTAAGCAATTTTCTCAAATTAAAATAG
- a CDS encoding phosphoribosylanthranilate isomerase, translating into MIRVKICGITTKEDALKAASLGAWAVGFIFHKKSPRYVGPFRAKAIIDALPPFVTPVGVFVDQKEGAVRDIAKFCGIRTLQFHGDETPEYCKRFKGCHVIKAFRVGDQFDVARLKNYHVSAFLFDAHHPGKHGGTGQVFDWSLLTGVKNYGKPAILSGGLNAQNVTKAVEEVRPFAVDVSSGVEEAPGRKSEKLMKDFISRVYIPV; encoded by the coding sequence ATGATTAGAGTGAAGATTTGCGGGATAACGACGAAAGAAGACGCCTTGAAAGCCGCTTCCCTGGGTGCCTGGGCGGTCGGTTTCATTTTTCATAAAAAGAGTCCCAGGTATGTCGGGCCGTTCAGGGCCAAGGCGATCATCGACGCCCTTCCGCCGTTTGTCACGCCGGTCGGCGTGTTTGTGGACCAGAAGGAAGGGGCGGTGCGGGATATCGCGAAATTCTGCGGGATCCGGACTCTGCAGTTTCACGGCGACGAGACCCCGGAGTATTGCAAACGTTTCAAAGGTTGCCATGTCATCAAGGCCTTCCGGGTCGGCGATCAATTTGACGTAGCGCGCTTGAAAAATTATCATGTCAGCGCTTTTCTTTTTGATGCCCATCATCCGGGCAAGCATGGGGGGACGGGACAGGTTTTTGACTGGTCGCTGCTGACAGGGGTAAAAAATTACGGCAAACCCGCGATCCTTTCCGGGGGGCTGAACGCCCAGAATGTGACAAAGGCCGTTGAAGAGGTCCGGCCGTTTGCCGTTGATGTTTCCAGCGGGGTAGAGGAGGCGCCGGGCCGTAAAAGCGAGAAGTTGATGAAGGATTTTATCAGCAGGGTTTACATTCCTGTTTAA
- a CDS encoding ArgE/DapE family deacylase: protein MINKSRLVKLTQKVLSYNSENPPGNELALSKYIVQDMKSLGLEVKTYTFEKNRPNVVATLKGSWPRARAAKEAILITPHFDTVPIGKGWEFDPLGTDIVGGRIYGRGASDDKGNLASAMEAVRSLVEDGAKLKRDLIMAATVDEETGSHAGIIPLLDKKILKPKVALILDSDEFNSIITQKGLIHMRVQIFGKKAHGAYNWRGTNAIEIASRVINDLKAYRFKFLPHPMLHAPTINIGVIKGGDKVNMVADFCEFAVDVRYLPGMTSGPLLNDIKKLIRRHAKRFRIEIDDLQQPYAMDPEHPFVKTYVQSARKLGLRAPLKGSEGATVITFFKKHGIPAFATGYGAEGTYHTTDEYAEIGTLYRGTQLLERFLKDYDAAV from the coding sequence ATGATCAATAAATCCCGTCTTGTCAAGCTGACCCAGAAAGTTTTGAGTTATAACTCCGAGAATCCCCCGGGCAATGAATTGGCCCTGTCGAAATACATCGTCCAGGACATGAAATCCCTTGGCCTGGAGGTGAAGACGTATACCTTTGAGAAGAATCGCCCCAACGTGGTGGCCACGCTCAAGGGCTCCTGGCCGCGGGCCCGCGCTGCCAAGGAGGCGATCCTGATCACGCCGCATTTTGACACTGTGCCGATCGGCAAGGGCTGGGAATTTGATCCCCTGGGCACGGACATCGTGGGCGGGCGCATTTACGGCCGTGGGGCCAGCGATGATAAGGGAAATCTGGCCAGCGCCATGGAGGCTGTGCGAAGCCTGGTCGAGGACGGCGCGAAGCTGAAGCGCGACCTGATCATGGCCGCGACCGTGGACGAGGAGACCGGCAGCCACGCCGGGATCATTCCTTTATTGGATAAGAAAATCCTCAAGCCCAAGGTCGCCCTGATCCTGGATTCCGATGAGTTCAACTCGATCATCACCCAAAAGGGGCTCATCCATATGCGCGTTCAGATTTTCGGCAAAAAGGCGCATGGGGCTTACAATTGGCGGGGGACGAACGCCATTGAAATCGCGTCCCGGGTGATTAATGATTTGAAGGCCTACCGGTTCAAATTCCTGCCGCATCCGATGCTGCACGCGCCCACGATCAATATCGGCGTCATCAAGGGCGGGGACAAGGTCAACATGGTGGCTGATTTTTGTGAATTTGCCGTGGATGTCCGGTATCTACCCGGCATGACCAGCGGACCCCTCCTGAACGATATTAAAAAATTGATCCGGCGTCATGCAAAGAGATTCCGGATCGAGATCGACGATCTTCAGCAACCGTATGCCATGGACCCGGAGCACCCGTTTGTGAAGACCTATGTCCAAAGCGCCAGGAAGCTGGGGCTTCGCGCTCCCTTGAAGGGGAGCGAAGGCGCGACGGTCATCACGTTTTTCAAGAAGCACGGGATCCCGGCGTTTGCCACGGGTTACGGGGCGGAGGGAACGTATCATACGACCGATGAGTACGCGGAAATCGGGACCCTTTACCGCGGGACACAGCTGCTGGAGCGGTTTCTGAAAGATTATGACGCCGCGGTGTAA
- the rpmE gene encoding 50S ribosomal protein L31 has protein sequence MKSDIHPVYEETTITCACGSVIHTKSTKKNIRVEICSNCHPFFTGEKKYVDSAGRIEKFKQRYKK, from the coding sequence ATGAAGTCGGACATTCATCCTGTTTACGAAGAAACCACGATCACCTGCGCCTGCGGTTCGGTGATCCACACCAAGTCCACCAAGAAGAACATCCGCGTCGAGATCTGCTCGAATTGCCATCCGTTCTTCACCGGTGAGAAAAAGTATGTGGACTCCGCCGGGCGTATCGAGAAGTTCAAGCAGAGATACAAGAAGTAA
- the rho gene encoding transcription termination factor Rho, producing MERAPSRAAEKPDKKIESSDKADRKTEQEEKIEVKPGQSQLDITKLKDMKMSELSKVARDMDVNGVSGIKKQDLIFKILQRQAEKEGLMFGEGTLEILSEGFGFLRSSNYNYLPCPDDIYVSPSQIRRFDLKTGDNVSGHIRPPKEGEKYFALLKVEAVNYENPEKCKDKILFDNLTPLYPNRRLVLETTQQEVSTRIMDLLTPIGKGQRGLIVAPPYSGKTVLLQKIANAITVSNPDVYLIVLLIDERPEEVTDMQRSVKGEVIASTFDEPAERHVQIAEIVLEKAKRLVEHKRDVVILLDSITRLARAYNTVVPHSGKILSGGVDSNALHKPKRFFGAARAIEEGGSLTILATALVDTGSRMDEVIFEEFKGTGNMELQMDRNLFQRRIYPAIDIKRSNTRHEELLITQEELQRVWLLRKAINDLNAAEAMELLIDKIAKYKTNKEFLDNMNK from the coding sequence ATGGAAAGAGCTCCCTCCAGGGCCGCGGAAAAGCCCGATAAAAAGATCGAATCATCGGACAAGGCGGACAGGAAAACCGAACAGGAAGAAAAGATCGAAGTGAAGCCCGGCCAGAGCCAGCTGGACATCACCAAGCTCAAGGACATGAAGATGTCCGAGCTTTCGAAGGTCGCCAGGGACATGGACGTCAACGGCGTGAGCGGGATCAAGAAGCAGGACCTGATCTTCAAGATCCTCCAGCGCCAGGCGGAGAAGGAGGGGCTGATGTTCGGCGAGGGGACCCTGGAGATCCTTTCCGAGGGCTTCGGGTTCCTGCGCAGTTCAAATTATAATTATCTGCCCTGTCCGGACGACATCTACGTGTCGCCGTCGCAGATCCGCCGGTTCGATCTCAAGACGGGCGACAATGTGAGCGGCCACATCCGGCCCCCCAAGGAAGGGGAAAAATATTTTGCCCTTCTCAAGGTCGAAGCCGTGAACTATGAGAACCCGGAGAAATGCAAAGACAAGATCCTGTTCGACAACCTCACGCCGCTGTATCCCAACAGGCGGCTTGTTTTGGAGACGACCCAGCAGGAGGTTTCGACCCGGATCATGGACCTGTTGACGCCGATCGGCAAGGGGCAGCGCGGCCTGATCGTCGCCCCGCCGTACAGCGGGAAAACGGTCCTGTTGCAAAAAATCGCCAACGCGATCACCGTGAGCAACCCGGACGTTTATCTGATCGTCCTTCTGATCGACGAACGCCCGGAAGAAGTCACGGACATGCAGCGCAGCGTCAAGGGCGAGGTCATCGCCTCGACCTTCGACGAACCGGCGGAGCGCCACGTGCAGATCGCCGAGATCGTGCTGGAAAAAGCGAAGCGCCTGGTCGAACACAAGCGCGACGTCGTGATCCTGCTGGACAGCATCACCCGTCTGGCCCGCGCGTACAACACGGTTGTCCCGCACAGTGGGAAGATCCTCTCCGGCGGCGTGGATTCCAACGCGCTCCATAAGCCGAAGCGGTTTTTCGGCGCGGCCCGCGCCATCGAGGAAGGCGGAAGCTTGACCATCCTGGCCACCGCCCTGGTGGACACCGGCAGCCGCATGGACGAAGTCATCTTCGAGGAGTTCAAGGGGACCGGCAACATGGAATTGCAGATGGACCGCAACCTTTTCCAGCGGCGCATCTACCCGGCCATCGACATCAAGCGCTCGAACACCCGCCACGAAGAGCTCCTGATCACCCAGGAAGAGCTTCAGCGGGTCTGGCTCCTGCGCAAGGCCATCAACGACCTTAACGCGGCCGAGGCCATGGAGCTGTTGATTGACAAAATCGCCAAGTACAAAACCAACAAAGAGTTTCTGGATAACATGAACAAGTAA
- the murA gene encoding UDP-N-acetylglucosamine 1-carboxyvinyltransferase, with amino-acid sequence MEKFVIEGGRPLKGEVKISGSKNAALPILAATLLTDQKCVVRSVPKLRDTLTMCKLLRSLGKIVEIHEDRVTVSPSGPLNYIADYKLVSTMRGSFCVLGPLLAKLGKAKVSLPGGCVIGVRPVDLHMKGLMTLGAKTDFEAGYVTARANRLKGQQVYLGGVFGSSVLATANVMMAAALAHGETIIESAACEPEVEDLGNFLSAMGAKIQGQGTPRIFINGVRKLGGADYRITSDRIEAGTFVLMAAATRSEIVLRNAHYSHLLALIDRLEQVGVDVKKDGNLIRVKPRKNLKPVSVTTYPHPGFPTDLQAQYMALMATVPGVSVITDKVFPDRFMHIAELNRMGAQIRREGGSAIVEGGKTLYGAPVMASDLRASAALVIAGLAARGKTEILRIYHLDRGYENIDRKLTDLGAVVRRARE; translated from the coding sequence ATGGAAAAGTTTGTGATCGAAGGGGGGCGTCCCCTCAAGGGCGAGGTCAAGATCAGCGGCTCCAAGAACGCGGCACTGCCCATCCTGGCGGCGACCCTGCTGACCGACCAGAAATGCGTTGTCCGCAGCGTCCCCAAGTTGCGGGACACCCTGACCATGTGCAAGCTTCTCAGGTCCCTGGGGAAGATTGTCGAGATCCATGAGGACCGCGTCACAGTTTCTCCGAGCGGTCCGCTGAATTACATCGCGGATTACAAGCTGGTGTCCACGATGCGCGGTTCGTTCTGCGTGCTGGGGCCGCTTTTGGCGAAGCTCGGCAAGGCCAAGGTTTCGCTTCCGGGGGGATGTGTTATCGGGGTGCGTCCCGTGGATTTGCATATGAAGGGATTGATGACCCTGGGCGCCAAGACGGATTTTGAGGCGGGGTATGTCACGGCCCGGGCGAACCGCTTGAAAGGACAGCAGGTTTATCTCGGTGGGGTTTTCGGCTCGTCGGTCCTGGCAACGGCCAACGTCATGATGGCCGCGGCCCTGGCCCATGGCGAGACGATCATCGAGTCCGCGGCCTGCGAGCCGGAAGTGGAAGACCTGGGAAATTTTTTGAGCGCCATGGGCGCCAAGATCCAGGGGCAGGGGACCCCGCGCATTTTCATCAACGGCGTGCGCAAGCTCGGCGGCGCGGATTACCGCATCACCTCTGACCGCATCGAGGCCGGCACGTTCGTCCTGATGGCCGCGGCGACGCGCAGCGAGATCGTTCTGCGCAACGCCCATTATTCGCACCTGTTGGCGCTGATCGACCGGCTGGAGCAAGTCGGCGTGGACGTGAAGAAGGACGGGAATTTGATCCGCGTGAAGCCCCGCAAGAATTTGAAACCCGTGAGCGTCACGACCTATCCTCATCCCGGGTTTCCGACGGACCTTCAGGCCCAATACATGGCTCTGATGGCCACGGTGCCCGGCGTGAGCGTCATCACCGACAAGGTGTTCCCTGACCGTTTCATGCACATCGCGGAACTCAACCGCATGGGCGCCCAGATCCGCCGAGAGGGCGGCAGCGCCATTGTCGAGGGGGGAAAGACACTTTACGGCGCCCCGGTCATGGCGTCGGATCTGCGCGCTTCGGCAGCGCTGGTGATCGCTGGCCTCGCGGCCAGGGGGAAGACGGAAATTCTCCGCATTTATCATCTCGACCGCGGATATGAGAACATCGACCGCAAGCTGACCGACCTGGGAGCGGTTGTCCGCCGCGCGAGGGAGTAA
- the prmC gene encoding peptide chain release factor N(5)-glutamine methyltransferase, whose amino-acid sequence MTEQELILTSIRGCRRVDLYARPVPLSPEQEARFRGILARRQAGEPLQYLLGECEFMGSPFYVDSRVLIPRPETEHLAEWAIEKILLLGTTRQLEILDVGTGSGAIAVSLAKLCPGCHVTALDFSEAALDVARRNAERNQVSDRVEFVCADIFSWTPSGKIFDAVVSNPPYIPSAKIAFLPPDVRKEPVSALDGGPDGLRFYRRIVGACAEWLALDGFLMMEMGDGQRPEIERLLHSTASFVGLEFRRDLAGTDRIFAARRLSPTGQIP is encoded by the coding sequence ATGACCGAACAGGAATTGATCCTGACATCGATCCGGGGCTGCCGCCGAGTGGACCTTTACGCGCGTCCGGTGCCGCTGTCACCGGAACAAGAGGCCCGTTTCAGGGGCATCCTGGCCAGGCGGCAGGCCGGAGAGCCCCTTCAGTATCTTTTGGGAGAATGCGAATTTATGGGATCCCCGTTTTATGTGGATTCCCGCGTCCTGATCCCCCGGCCGGAGACAGAGCATCTGGCGGAATGGGCCATAGAAAAAATTTTATTGCTTGGCACAACGCGCCAACTTGAGATCCTTGATGTCGGGACCGGGTCCGGCGCCATCGCCGTCAGCCTGGCAAAATTGTGTCCCGGTTGTCATGTCACGGCCCTGGATTTTTCCGAGGCCGCTCTGGATGTGGCGCGCCGGAACGCTGAACGGAATCAGGTCTCGGACCGGGTCGAGTTTGTTTGCGCGGACATTTTTTCATGGACGCCATCGGGAAAAATCTTTGACGCGGTTGTTTCCAACCCGCCCTATATCCCTTCCGCGAAAATTGCGTTTTTACCGCCGGATGTCCGCAAGGAGCCGGTGTCCGCGCTGGACGGAGGCCCGGACGGCTTGAGATTTTATCGCAGGATCGTCGGGGCCTGCGCTGAATGGCTCGCTCTGGACGGATTTTTGATGATGGAAATGGGAGACGGGCAGCGTCCGGAAATCGAGCGGCTGCTTCATTCAACCGCAAGCTTCGTCGGCCTTGAATTTCGCAGGGATCTCGCCGGCACAGACAGGATATTTGCCGCGCGGCGGCTTTCACCAACGGGTCAAATTCCTTAA